In Cystobacter ferrugineus, the following proteins share a genomic window:
- a CDS encoding immunity 26/phosphotriesterase HocA family protein → MPRIYKPGSFLRIPLADGSFGYGRVLKLPHDAYYDYRTDTPDSDLDRIASKPILLKIMVRHMEERAWELIGWRKLEEQFSQPIVQFMQDIGNFRDCTIFDTIGNSRRAEPQECVGLERSAVWEEVGVEQRLLDTFMGRPNDDVERLKVRLK, encoded by the coding sequence CGACGGCTCTTTCGGTTACGGCAGGGTGCTCAAACTGCCGCATGATGCCTATTACGATTACAGGACCGACACTCCAGATTCCGATCTGGATCGGATTGCCTCCAAGCCTATCCTTCTCAAGATCATGGTTCGCCATATGGAGGAGAGGGCATGGGAGCTCATTGGGTGGAGAAAGCTGGAGGAGCAGTTTTCTCAACCGATCGTCCAGTTCATGCAGGACATTGGGAACTTCCGCGACTGCACGATCTTCGACACCATCGGCAATTCGAGGCGCGCGGAGCCCCAGGAGTGTGTCGGACTTGAGCGCTCGGCTGTCTGGGAAGAGGTGGGAGTCGAGCAACGCCTGCTCGACACCTTCATGGGGCGGCCCAACGATGACGTGGAACGCTTGAAGGTGCGCCTGAAATAG
- a CDS encoding VOC family protein: protein MNKQIIFNLPVRDLDKSKAFFSALGFSFNPHFSNESSAFMVIVDGSINAMLMTEAFFKSFINKPVVQAKEANEVIICLSCESREEVDSLIAKATAAGARIPHPPEDHGFMYDQGFEDLDGHLWNLVWTAPQT from the coding sequence ATGAACAAGCAGATCATCTTCAACCTGCCGGTCAGGGACCTGGACAAATCCAAGGCCTTCTTTTCCGCTCTCGGATTCAGCTTCAATCCGCACTTTTCCAACGAGAGCTCGGCGTTCATGGTCATCGTGGACGGCAGTATCAATGCCATGCTGATGACCGAGGCCTTTTTCAAGAGCTTCATCAACAAGCCCGTCGTGCAGGCGAAGGAGGCCAACGAGGTCATCATCTGCCTGAGCTGTGAGAGCCGGGAGGAAGTCGACAGCCTGATCGCCAAGGCCACCGCCGCCGGCGCCCGCATCCCGCATCCGCCGGAGGACCACGGCTTCATGTATGACCAGGGCTTCGAAGACCTCGACGGCCACCTCTGGAACCTGGTCTGGACGGCGCCGCAGACTTGA
- the argH gene encoding argininosuccinate lyase produces MTIAKTAASGGTGLHPEVLAFTSSLALDRALLREDLVGSLAHLTMLSRTRLIPSEDARAIREQLVAIWKAAQAGTLALPEEEDVHMAVEVEITRVLGERAGLLHTARSRNDQVALDLRLHVREKVAETLEVLATLIEGLAARAEAERGVILPSYTHRQRAQPISLAYQLCGYGAMFARDVDALGFVLQGVAALPLGVGAIGGTSLPIDREVTRELLRFSRLTMNGLDTVGDRDFALDFAYTAMRSLLHASRVATDFFDFSSPEFGFVKLDGEIACGSSMMPQKRNPDVFELIRGKAGRAVGNLTNLAVLVKGLPGGYNRDLQEDRQVLLETGPLLTSVLSMLHLALGKVYFDKDKCLAAVESDYMQATDVAEALAMKGIPFRTAYKATGALVRACQEKGLPLAQVTLELAQSVDARFDAEVLKSADPRRAVERKANAGGTGPASVEKQLVELKSHAARAREMARAIPRLATLFDSLQEAAL; encoded by the coding sequence GTGACGATTGCCAAGACGGCCGCTTCGGGCGGAACCGGCCTCCACCCGGAGGTGCTGGCCTTCACCAGCTCGCTGGCGCTCGACAGAGCCCTGCTGCGCGAGGATCTGGTGGGCAGCCTCGCCCACCTCACCATGCTCTCGCGCACCCGCCTCATCCCTTCCGAGGACGCGCGCGCCATCCGCGAGCAACTCGTGGCCATCTGGAAGGCCGCCCAGGCCGGCACCCTGGCACTCCCCGAGGAGGAGGACGTGCACATGGCCGTGGAGGTGGAGATCACCCGCGTGCTGGGTGAGCGCGCGGGCCTCTTGCACACGGCGCGCTCGCGCAATGATCAGGTGGCGCTCGATCTGCGGCTGCACGTGCGCGAGAAGGTAGCCGAGACGCTCGAGGTGCTGGCCACGCTCATCGAGGGACTGGCGGCCCGGGCCGAGGCCGAGCGCGGCGTCATCCTCCCCTCCTATACGCACCGGCAGCGCGCGCAGCCCATCTCCCTGGCCTACCAGCTCTGTGGCTACGGGGCCATGTTCGCCCGGGACGTGGACGCGCTCGGCTTCGTGCTCCAGGGCGTGGCGGCGCTGCCCCTGGGCGTGGGCGCCATCGGCGGCACGTCGCTGCCCATCGATCGCGAGGTGACGCGCGAGCTGTTGCGCTTTTCCCGCCTGACGATGAACGGCCTGGACACGGTGGGTGACCGCGACTTCGCCCTGGACTTCGCGTACACGGCGATGCGCTCGCTCTTGCACGCCAGCCGCGTGGCCACGGACTTCTTCGACTTCTCCTCGCCCGAGTTCGGCTTCGTGAAGCTGGACGGGGAGATCGCCTGCGGCTCGAGCATGATGCCGCAGAAGCGCAACCCGGACGTCTTCGAGCTCATCCGCGGCAAGGCGGGACGCGCGGTGGGCAACCTGACCAACCTGGCGGTGCTCGTGAAGGGCCTGCCGGGCGGCTACAACCGCGACCTGCAGGAGGACCGGCAGGTGCTGCTGGAGACGGGGCCGCTGCTCACCAGCGTGCTGTCCATGCTCCACCTGGCGCTGGGCAAGGTGTACTTCGACAAAGACAAGTGCCTCGCGGCGGTGGAGTCGGACTACATGCAGGCCACGGACGTGGCCGAGGCCCTGGCGATGAAGGGCATTCCCTTCCGCACGGCCTACAAGGCCACGGGCGCGCTGGTGCGGGCGTGCCAGGAGAAGGGGCTGCCGCTGGCGCAGGTGACGCTGGAGCTGGCCCAGTCGGTGGATGCGCGCTTCGACGCCGAGGTGCTCAAGAGCGCGGATCCCCGGCGCGCGGTGGAGCGCAAGGCCAACGCGGGGGGCACCGGCCCCGCGTCGGTGGAGAAACAACTGGTGGAACTGAAGTCCCACGCGGCGCGCGCGCGGGAGATGGCCCGGGCCATTCCCCGGCTCGCCACCCTCTTCGACTCGTTGCAGGAGGCAGCACTGTGA
- the argF gene encoding ornithine carbamoyltransferase: MKQDFLTLADLTEADYRSIFDRAHALKASRKRKEVVTTLTGRHLVAVFEKASTRTHLSFEAAMYQLGGTVSTSVSASSQIARGETIEDTARVISGYADCIMFRTFGDDRLQAFAKASAVPVINGLSEGGHPVQVLADLFTVEERLGGVKGKTVVFLGDCASNMGRSFVEATRFFDFHLRLGCPEGYRPDASLLAAAGGRVHVTADPSEAVQGADVLVTDVWTSMGQEAESARRMKDLHGYQLNEALLAQAKPGAIVLHCLPAHRGEEISAGVIDGPQSAVWDEAENRMHVQKALLERLILG, from the coding sequence GTGAAGCAAGACTTCCTCACCCTGGCGGACCTCACCGAGGCCGACTACCGGTCCATCTTCGACCGGGCACATGCCCTCAAGGCGAGTCGCAAGCGCAAGGAGGTGGTGACGACGCTGACCGGCCGCCACCTGGTGGCGGTGTTCGAGAAGGCCTCGACGCGCACCCACCTGTCCTTCGAGGCGGCCATGTACCAGTTGGGCGGCACGGTATCGACGAGCGTCTCGGCGAGCAGCCAGATCGCCCGCGGCGAGACGATCGAGGACACCGCGCGCGTCATCTCCGGCTACGCGGACTGCATCATGTTCCGCACCTTCGGGGACGACAGGCTCCAGGCGTTCGCCAAGGCGTCGGCGGTGCCCGTCATCAACGGCCTGTCCGAGGGAGGCCATCCGGTGCAGGTGCTGGCGGACCTGTTCACGGTGGAGGAACGGCTGGGCGGAGTGAAGGGCAAGACGGTGGTGTTCCTGGGCGACTGCGCGAGCAACATGGGCCGCTCGTTCGTGGAGGCCACGCGCTTTTTCGACTTCCACCTGCGGCTGGGCTGTCCCGAGGGCTACCGTCCGGACGCGTCGCTGCTGGCGGCGGCCGGGGGGCGAGTGCACGTCACGGCGGACCCCTCCGAGGCCGTCCAGGGCGCGGACGTGCTGGTGACGGACGTGTGGACGAGCATGGGCCAGGAGGCCGAGTCCGCGCGGCGGATGAAGGATCTGCACGGCTACCAGCTCAACGAGGCCCTGCTGGCCCAGGCGAAGCCGGGCGCCATCGTGCTGCACTGCCTGCCGGCGCACCGCGGCGAGGAGATCTCCGCGGGGGTGATCGACGGTCCCCAGTCGGCGGTGTGGGACGAGGCGGAGAACCGCATGCACGTGCAGAAGGCCCTGCTCGAGCGGCTCATCCTCGGCTGA
- the argR gene encoding arginine repressor, which translates to MSPLRNNGDKAARQEAIRRIVRTHQVGTQEELGQLLSREGFDVTQATLSRDLAQLGAMRVSLPEGGTVYGLEAAPPRGGESRLMELGEMILSVEDNEMLVVVRTRPGSASLVASAIDHARLLECLGTLAGDDTIFVAPARGRSTRTLNRKLKAFFGKEDIP; encoded by the coding sequence GTGAGTCCGCTTCGGAACAATGGAGACAAGGCCGCGCGCCAGGAGGCCATCCGCCGCATCGTGCGCACGCACCAGGTGGGCACCCAGGAGGAGCTGGGACAACTCCTCTCGCGCGAGGGCTTCGACGTCACCCAGGCCACGCTCTCCAGGGATCTGGCGCAGCTGGGCGCCATGCGCGTGTCCCTGCCCGAGGGCGGCACGGTGTACGGCCTGGAGGCGGCGCCCCCGCGCGGGGGCGAGTCCCGATTGATGGAGCTGGGGGAGATGATCCTCTCGGTGGAGGACAACGAGATGCTCGTCGTCGTCCGCACCCGCCCCGGCTCCGCGTCCCTGGTGGCCTCGGCCATCGATCACGCGCGGCTGCTCGAGTGCCTGGGGACGCTCGCCGGAGATGACACCATCTTCGTCGCCCCGGCGCGGGGCCGCTCCACGCGCACGTTGAACCGGAAGTTGAAAGCCTTCTTTGGAAAGGAAGACATCCCGTGA